The Vigna unguiculata cultivar IT97K-499-35 chromosome 6, ASM411807v1, whole genome shotgun sequence genome contains a region encoding:
- the LOC114188505 gene encoding uncharacterized protein LOC114188505 gives MSTHREWMYNRLLPGREAYTNEFLSGLEEFMAFACRQPNLSEGKIRCPCKECKNENGASLHTGGSIPHRLHWKRMKEEKGANPSLTEFYFRTHRRKKDQSWVGLHAKLAFDKFEQRKRELTSQGNMENASDGEQSIHENPSDWDIWIDSVGKKKGRVFGLGSVGRMFISTSSQQLHFEEVDTLRSQIQALNESLQRQEEEKVEMKRELQKQRKDKIEMRKELTETKNQVIALMQHLGYVASSSHQSLSSPHTNEDEDDNDSDHTEDGY, from the exons ATGTCTACACATCGAGAATGGATGTATAATAGGCTTCTTCCTGGTCGAGAGGCATACACAAATGAGTTTTTAAGTGGCCTTGAAGAGTTTATGGCTTTTGCTTGTCGACAACCAAATTTGAGTGAAGGAAAAATACGATGTCCATGCAAGGAATGTAAAAATGAGAATGGTGCATCTCTTCACACTGGTGGATCAATTCCTCATCGTTTGCATTGGAAGAGAatg AAGGAGGAGAAAGGAGCAAATCCATCATTAACTGAGTTTTATTTTCGTACGCATCGAAGAAAAAAGGACCAAAGTTGGGTTGGTCTTCATGCAAAATTGGCCTTT GACAAATTTGAACAAAGAAAACGTGAGTTAACATCTCAAGGCAATATGGAGAATGCTAGTGATGGTGAACAATCCATTCACGAAAATCCATCTGATTGGGATATATGGATTGACTCAGTTGGTAAGAAAAAGGGAAGGGTATTTGGTCTTGGATCTGTGGGTAGAATGTTTATTTCAACCTCAAGTCAACAGTTACATTTTGAGGAAGTTGATACTTTAAGAAGTCAGATTCAAGCATTAAATGAATCATTACAAagacaagaagaagaaaaggtagaaaTGAAAAGAGAGTtgcaaaaacaaagaaaagataaaatagaaatgAGAAAAGAGTTGACTGAGACAAAAAATCAAGTAATAGCTTTAATGCAACATTTAGGATATGTGGCATCCTCTTCTCATCAATCTTTATCATCTCCACATACcaatgaggatgaggatgacAACGATAGTGACCATACAGAAGATg GTTATTGA
- the LOC114189131 gene encoding jacalin-related lectin 3-like: MSFEEKPVSVGPWGGSGGYRWDDGVYSTVRQLVISHGEGIDSIQIEYDKNGKSIWSLKYGGSGGHKIDKIKLDYPDEFLTSIDGYFGSLSQWGPIFIRSLSFESNKKSYGPFGVEQGTYFSLPMTGGKIVGFHGRYGWHVDAIGVNLKSSQQPSPSKALSYSQSYMTNTPENGNYSVMQGSVGQGFDIVLAVKQKDDFGKTPTVKFSSFREPDNIEPKEKVVFVERAPSMVEGVVTYGPWGGTGGYAFDDGPYTGVRQIDVSRNVGIVWIRVLYDLDGDAVWGYKHGGTGGFKHEKIVFDFPYEVLTHVTGYYGSLMYMGPAVIRSLTFHTTKKSYGPLGDEHGTYFTTKLREGKVVGFHGRSGLFLDSLGVHAIEGKVIVPVAAPPSMEIISREPTVTEIDNPQLAIVAKSAPIEQVSRCVIKEPAPCGPGPWGGDGGRPWDDGVFSGIKQIYLTRAPEGICSIQIEYDRYKQSVWSVKHGGNGGNTMHRIKLEYPNEVVTCISGYYGSITANEQPTIIKSLTFHTSRGQYGPFGDEVGKYFTSTKTEGKVVGLHGRSSMYLDAIGVHMQHWLGSQKTSKLSFFKLF, translated from the exons ATG AGTTTTGAGGAGAAACCTGTATCAGTTGGACCATGGGGAGGCAGTGGAGGATACCGTTGGGATGATGGTGTTTATTCAACAGTTAGGCAATTGGTGATAAGTCATGGAGAAGGAATTGACTCCATCCAGATTGAATATGACAAAAATGGGAAATCTATCTGGTCACTCAAGTATGGAGGAAGTGGAGGCCATAAAATTGACAAG ATCAAGCTTGATTACCCAGATGAGTTCCTAACATCAATTGATGGATACTTCGGTAGCTTAAGTCAATGGGGACCAATCTTCATTCGGTCACTGAGTTTTGAGAGTAACAAGAAAAGCTATGGACCGTTTGGAGTTGAACAAGGGACATATTTTTCGTTGCCAATGACAGGTGGCAAGATTGTAGGGTTCCATGGCAGGTATGGTTGGCACGTTGATGCCATTGGAGTCAATCTCAAGTCCTCTCAGCAACCAAGCCCTTCCAAAGCTTTGTCTTATTCACAGAGCTACATGACTAACACTCCTGAGAATGGTAACTATAGTGTAATGCAAGGAAGTGTTGGCCAAGGCTTTGATATAGTTCTTGCTGTAAAACAGAAAGATGATTTTGGAAAAACTCCAACCGTGAAGTTTTCTAGCTTCAGAGAACCAGACAACATTGAACCAAAAGAAAAG GTAGTCTTTGTCGAGAGGGCACCATCAATGGTTGAAGGAGTAGTGACATACGGGCCATGGGGTGGTACTGGTGGATATGCATTTGATGATGGACCCTACACAGGAGTTAGACAAATTGACGTGTCCAGAAATGTTGGAATTGTATGGATTAGAGTTTTGTATGATCTTGATGGGGATGCTGTATGGGGATACAAACATGGAGGGACTGGAGGATTCAAACATGAAAAG ATAGTCTTTGATTTTCCATATGAAGTCCTAACACATGTAACTGGCTACTATGGATCTCTGATGTACATGGGGCCTGCTGTTATAAGGTCACTGACTTTTCACACCACCAAAAAGTCCTATGGTCCACTTGGAGATGAACACGGAACTTATTTCACAACAAAACTTAGAGAGGGGAAGGTTGTTGGTTTTCATGGTAGAAGTGGCTTATTTCTAGATTCTCTTGGTGTGCATGCAATAGAAGGAAAAGTAATAGTGCCAGTGGCAGCACCTCCTTCCATGGAAATCATCTCAAGAGAACCAACTGTTACTGAAATAGACAACCCTCAACTGGCAATTGTTGCCAAATCAGCACCAATTGAACAG GTTTCTCGTTGTGTGATTAAAGAACCAGCTCCATGTGGACCAGGTCCATGGGGTGGGGATGGAGGTAGACCTTGGGATGATGGAGTCTTTTCTGGGATTAAGCAGATTTATTTGACAAGAGCACCTGAAGGAATTTGCTCAATTCAAATTGAGTATGATAGATATAAGCAATCTGTGTGGTCTGTAAAACATGGTGGTAATGGAGGAAATACCATGCATCGA ATCAAACTGGAGTACCCAAATGAGGTTGTGACTTGCATATCTGGCTATTATGGTTCAATCACTGCTAATGAACAACCTACAATCATAAAGTCACTCACATTCCATACTAGTCGAGGACAGTATGGTCCATTTGGTGATGAAGTAGGGAAATATTTCACTTCAACCAAAACAGAGGGTAAGGTCGTTGGTTTGCATGGGAGGAGTAGCATGTATTTGGATGCCATTGGAGTCCATATGCAACATTGGCTAGGAAGTCAGAAAACTTCAAAGTTATCCTTCTTCAAGCTATTTTGA
- the LOC114189132 gene encoding internal alternative NAD(P)H-ubiquinone oxidoreductase A1, mitochondrial-like: MAWLRNLSTKFSTMMKASSSSSSITRTQTPKNTYPFSFTFLSHFSTNQVEEKPSVKPVVEYSGLEPTRDHEKPRVVVLGSGWAGCRLLKGLDTSVYDIVCVSPRNHMVFTPLLASTCVGTLEFRSVAEPIGRIQPAISREPGSYFFLANCTHIDANNHMVHCETVTEGVETIAPWKFTISYDKLVIALGSQPSTFGIQGVKEHAFFLREVHHAQEIRRKLLLNLMLSDVPGISEEEKQRLLHCVVVGGGPTGVEFSGELSDFITRDVRQRYVHVKDYIRVTLIEANEILSSFDDRLRRYATKQLTKSGVRLVRGIVKDVKAHKIVLSDGSEVPYGLLVWSTGVGPLPIIQSLDLPKAPGGRIGVDEWLRVPSVHDVFSIGDCSGFVESTGRQTLPALAQVAERQGKYLSALLNKIGKAGAGHANSAEEIEFGDPFVYKHLGSMATIGRYKALVDLRQGKEAKGLALAGVLSFFIWRSAYITRVVSWRNRFYVFVNWITTVVFGRDISRL; this comes from the exons ATGGCTTGGTTAAGAAACCTCTCCACCAAGTTTTCCACCATGATGAaagcatcatcatcatcatcatcaataacAAGAACTCAAACACCCAAAAACACATACCCATTTTCCTTCACTTTCCTCTCTCACTTCAGCACCAACCAAGTTGAGGAAAAGCCTTCTGTTAAGCCCGTAGTTGAGTATTCGGGTCTGGAACCAACAAGGGACCATGAGAAACCACGTGTGGTGGTGCTGGGCTCAGGGTGGGCCGGGTGCAGGCTCCTCAAGGGCTTGGACACGAGTGTGTATGACATAGTTTGTGTCTCACCTCGTAACCACATGGTCTTCACCCCCCTGTTGGCCTCCACTTGTGTTGGAACTCTTGAATTTAGATCTGTTGCTGAACCCATTGGAAGGATCCAACCAGCTATTTCCAGAGAGCCTGGTTCTTATTTTTTCCTAGCCAATTGTACTCACATTGATGCAAATAACCATATG GTTCACTGTGAGACTGTAACTGAAGGAGTAGAGACAATAGCTCCCTGGAAATTCACAATCTCATATGATAAGTTAGTCATTGCATTGGGATCACAGCCTTCCACTTTTGGAATTCAAGGAGTCAAAGAACATGCCTTTTTCCTCAGAGAAGTTCACCATGCACAGGAAATTCGTAGAAAGCTCCTCCTGAACTTGATGCTCTCTGATGTTCCAG GGATTTCTGAAGAGGAAAAACAAAGGCTTTTGCACTGTGTGGTTGTGGGGGGTGGTCCTACTGGAGTTGAGTTCAGTGGTGAGCTTAGTGATTTTATCACGAGAGATGTTCGTCAAAGATATGTCCATGTGAAGGATTACATTCGTGTCACCTTAATTGAG GCAAATGAGATATTGTCTTCATTCGATGACCGGCTTAGGCGATATGCTACCAAGCAATTGACGAAG TCAGGAGTTCGTCTTGTTCGTGGCATTGTGAAAGATGTTAAAGCTCATAAGATTGTTCTTAGTGATGGTTCTGAGGTGCCATATGGGTTGTTGGTATGGTCCACTGGTGTTGGTCCATTGCCTATAATTCAATCTTTGGATCTCCCAAAAGCTCCTGGAGGAAG GATTGGTGTTGATGAGTGGCTTCGTGTTCCTTCGGTACATGATGTGTTCTCAATAGGTGACTGCAGTGGATTTGTTGAAAGTACTGGAAGACAAACACTTCCTGCATTAGCCCAA GTGGCAGAGAGGCAAGGTAAATATTTATCAGCTCTGTTAAACAAAATTGGTAAAGCAGGTGCAGGCCATGCAAACAGTGCAGAAGAAATAGAATTTGGGGATCCATTTGTTTACAAGCACCTTGGAAGCATGGCAACTATTGGTAGATACAAGGCCCTTGTTGACCTTAGACAGGGCAAG GAGGCAAAAGGGTTGGCTCTGGCAGGGGttcttagtttttttatttggcGTTCTGCATACATCACCCGTGTTGTCAGCTGGAGGAACAGATTCTATGTATTTGTCAACTGGATTACAACTGTTGTATTTGGCCGTGATATAAGCAGACTATGA
- the LOC114187143 gene encoding PHD finger-like domain-containing protein 5B: MAKHHPDLIMCRKQPGIAIGRLCEKCDGKCVICDSYVRPCTLVRVCDECNYGSFQGRCVICGGVGISDAYYCKECTQQEKDRDGCPKIVNLGSAKTDLFYERKKYGFKKR; the protein is encoded by the coding sequence ATGGCGAAGCATCATCCTGATTTGATTATGTGTCGAAAGCAGCCAGGGATTGCCATTGGACGACTGTGTGAGAAATGTGATGGCAAGTGTGTGATCTGTGATTCTTACGTGCGTCCTTGTACACTAGTCCGCGTTTGTGATGAATGCAACTATGGGTCGTTTCAGGGTCGATGTGTCATATGCGGAGGAGTAGGAATATCTGATGCCTACTACTGCAAGGAATGCACGCAACAGGAGAAAGATAGAGATGGTTGCCCCAAAATTGTTAATTTAGGGAGTGCCAAAActgatttattttatgaacgCAAAAAGTATGGTTTTAAGAAGAGATGA